One Helianthus annuus cultivar XRQ/B chromosome 12, HanXRQr2.0-SUNRISE, whole genome shotgun sequence genomic region harbors:
- the LOC110894088 gene encoding protein ALP1-like has translation MDSPSSSSMLNYCYHEFFADGDGSTDEEVEQEAVTGACKLAMRYAEHCRRPQAKKGKRGYIERDRRGAHDRLMKDYFDEEPTYSNEMFRRRFRMSKRLFLRIVHDLEANYDFFKQKADARGELGFTGIQKCTSALRILAYGNTTDINDEYLKMGEKTTRDSLEHFCRGIIDVYGARYLRTPTWEDLQKIYEVHNAEHGLPGMIGSIDCMHWRWDNCPTAWRGQHTRGDQKGPTIILQAVASQDLWVWSAYFGVVGSCNDINVFEQSPLLEEWISGKAPKASFYANGNYYPHGYYLSDGIYPRYSIFVKTYSDPFDEKRAYFKKVQESSRKDIERCFGVLKQRWHYLRNPCRAWSKQKMRDAMYACIIMHNMILEDEGKAICQNYVPEAVQEEHPQASMEERVNNARELRYEPYHSQLMVDLLHHAWSVRYVPPEGEEETEDEGEESEDEN, from the exons ATGGATTCTCCTAGTTCTTCCTCCATGCTAAACTATTGCTATCACGAGTTTTTTGCGGATGGCGATGGTTCAACCGATGAGGAGGttgagcaagaggcggttacggGTGCTTGTAAACTAGCGATGAGATATGCCGAGCATTGTCGTCGCCCACAAGCCAAAAAAGGTAAAAGAGGTTATATTGAACGAGACCGACGCGGGGCACACGATCGTTTGATGAAGGATTATTTTGACGAGGAGCCGACATATTCGAACGAAATGTTTAGACGTCGTTTCCGAATGAGTAAGCGGTTATTTCTACGTATAGTCCACGACTTGGAAGCCAACTacgatttttttaaacaaaaagcgGATGCGAGAGGGGAACTTGGATTTACCGGTATCCAAAAGTGTACCTCGGCGTTACGAATCCTTGCTTATGGAAACACTACCGACATCAATGACGAGTATCTAAAAATGGGGGAGAAAACAACGAGAGATAGCTTGGAGCATTTTTGTCGCG gtataatTGATGTGTACGGTGCGCGTTATCTTAGAACGCCTACATGGGAGGACCTTCAAAAGATCTACGAGGTACATAATGCCGAGCATGGTTTGCCTGGTATGATCGGGAGCATAGATTGCATGCATTGGCGTTGGGATAACTGCCCGACTGCATGGCGAGGCCAACACACACGTGGTGACCAAAAAGGACCCACTATTATTCTTCAGGCGGTTGCTTCacaggacctttgggtttggtctgcttactttggcgtggtcgggtcatgcaatgatatCAACGTTTTTGAACAATCTCCGCTGTTAGAGGAGTGGATTTCTGGCAAAGCTCCTAAAGCGTCGTTTTACGCAAATGGAAACTATTACCCTCATGGATATTACTTGAGCGACGGAATATATCCTAGGTATTCGATTTTCGTGAAAACGTATAGTGATCCTTTTGATGAAAAAAGAGCATAttttaaaaaggttcaagagtcttcacgaaaagacattgagagatgctttggggttcttaaacaacgctggcattatttgagaaatccttgtcgtgcatggagcaagcaaaaaatgagagatgctatgtacgcgtgtataatcatgcacaacatgattttggaagacgaaggaaaggCAATATGCCAGAATTATGTGCCAGAAGCCGTTCAAGAAGAGCATCCGCAGGcgtcaatggaagaaagagtgaataacgcgcgagagttgcgttacgaaccgtaccattcccagttaatggttgatttactacaccacgcatggtcggttcggtaTGTTCCACCGGAGGGAGAGGAAGAAACGGAGGACGAGGGTGAAGAAAGCGAAGATGAAAACTAG